The following nucleotide sequence is from Sparus aurata chromosome 22, fSpaAur1.1, whole genome shotgun sequence.
GAGTGAAACTGGCCCTGAGCCAGGGGAAGACCTGGTTGACTACTCCTGACACAATCGCTACAAGCAGGAGATCCTGGGAGGAGAACCGGCCCTGTGTATGGATGAGAACAAATGGATGACTAACcatgagaagagagagaggaggaggaggaacagtgCGCTGaactcctgggaaccaaaaacCAGTCCGACGTGGCCCTCATTATTGCTCAATTATGAGTGTGCAACCTGCACGGGGTGTCTGTGTTTTGCATTATGTGTGTGACTCATGCGTCCACCGTATATCATATATGGAGCGCACGAAGCATCCGTGACAAATGGCTCGAGTGGAAAACAGTCATAAATAAGACGTGACATTCAAGTGCGATCCTCAAAGCAGCCTCGCGGCCTGAGTTGACCCGGAGGCCGCTCCCTTTCAAGACGTTAATAACCGCGCTGACCTTCACCTGCCCTCAAACAAAGCTGAGCTGCCCTTAcctttctgcaaaacacagacacacacacacacacacacacacgggataACGATAAACACGGGATAAACCTTTTTGTTTGACAGCGATCACGTCTCAAAGGGGTTCCCTCGACTCCTCCTGAGCCCTCTAAACAAGTCGGGGCTTTAGGAGGCCCGTCTGCACTTAAAGGATCATTGTTCTTATTTTGGTGATTGTGTACATCATATCTGTTGTACGCGATAGTATCGCGCTTTGGGAACATGGCAGTACCGCCGCAGCGATGTCTGACGGGATAAGCAACTCGAGCAGGCAGACAATCAGACGTGTTGTAAACAAGCCGATTCTGACGCACTTCATCTGGAGGTCAAACGGAAAATGATGTGGGTAATTATCCCTTACTGCTCAGGAGGACGGTGTGCATGGACAACTATAGGTGTATAAATACTCTGAGTATCACTGTGAAGGTTGAGCAAGGAAGTTGTTGTAAACTGTAATGCACGTTTGGGGGGTAACTGTGCCGTCTGATGGTCGGattgcttgtgttttctctcttgttGACCTGGTTTTAGCCTCATTGGCCTCATCAGCGATTAATCCAGTGAATGCAGTGTTATTATTACTAATTGGAAAAGTGGcacaaactacaaaaataaactgACGCTGTGCTGAAGTGTGCTAGCCCATCAATAGTGCCTCCCTTCCCTGGGGTTGAAGGATAAGTTTACCCAAAACTGAAAATTCAAATGAAAAGTTGGGGGAAgttttgttgtccacaaaacattcttggagcttcgcagcaaaatgGTGTTGAAGCATTCTCCTTACATGGGGGTGTTCACTGTAGCTGCCCCGCTAAAACTGTTAGCACACACCACCTCTGAAGTTGAAGCTACACAATTCTTCCATGTGTCGAgtgtataaataaagtatttttcagACACATTTGGGAACACCGGGCTTCTGGATACTTTGAATATGCCGGACAAGCTTTatacaagttgtttttttgtaagtCCACATCTACTGCAGttgtttgggtgaacttatccttgaAACCACTGGTTAGACACGTATTGTTAGGCATCGCAGGGATCACTGGTTGTGGTCAGGATGTGGGTGGGTTGAGCTTGTGCATCATAGAGATGACTTGTTGGGCTTAAGGCTAAGGTTAGGTGTGGGAAACATAAAACCAAGGGACAACGCACTTCAACAAAACAGCAGATAAGATTCCTCAAAACTTCATTAAATGCTTAACTGGACAGCTGAACGAAGCACAACGACCTGAAAACAAGACAAGGGATCACCTTAAACATTTCCAGCAGACCAACTAGCTAGTTGTCGGCCATTTGTTGCCGTGCACGCTgggtttttagaggtttttccACTAAAACAGCTGCCTGTTGCATCTGAAAACAAAGCTGATGGGAGCGAACCAGAGCagttaaaaagatgaaagaagATTCAAAGCTCCACTGTGTATGTAAAAATATTGATGAGAGCAGCTTTAAATCATTATTTACGTTTGAAATCCCTCCTGAGCACAGCAGTGGATCAAGCTTCCCAAACCCTCATGGCTGGCCCCAGGTGATCCCCGAGTCAAAGTTCGCCATGGGTCCAACTGTGTCAGCGGTGTCCGATGACAAaacaccagctcctctctgtgACCTCTCCATACGAGGTCATCCGTCCGAGACGAAGGATGTCCTGCTTTAACCCGTCGCTAACAGCCGCTTCAAACAGAACGCCGACACGTGACAATCGTGATGGACGGCACTCTGACTAATGGCAAACAGATTGCTGATGTATTggggtgagtgtgtttttttattgtctcGCTCATCTATGACTCATCCACCCTGTCCTGAACAAATGCAGCGCAGAGCTGCCCGGTCCAACATGTCTTCTCTGTCTTCAAGTGCACAAAAACGCCTCCGTGTccgtgtgtttttctttttatagtcACACCTTTACGGACGAATGTCAGCGACGGTGTGCACACCCCATTGTTGTGATAAACCTCCACACGGCTACTGTTTATTCTCAATCAGTGAGTGCGATTCAATCACTCTCCCGTGTCTCTATAGCCCTTTGGAAGGAGCCACAATCAGACACAGCTATCAGTCACAGCATGGCACTGCCAAACCCCATCAGCAGTCATGTGGATTGCATTAGAATTGGTGGACCTGGAGCACAGCGGGAGGCCAGAGGTTACTTATCATATCTTTGGCCGGAGAGATGGTTCAGGAAAAGTACCTGGAGTGGTTGAGCTGGATTACTCCGGCTTCCCTGCGGAGAACAGCGCCCGCTCTTGAAAAACTCTTCCCTGAGCCTAAAGCAGTCGCTACTCTCGGTCTTGGCAAGTGATTGCTTTGTGAGTTGCACTTCCAAAAAGTATACACGTTACACAGACGGTATGATTTGcacttcatttatttgcatCACATCACTCcgacatgtaaaaaaaaaaagacacacaggtgagagagggagataaGTGACAGTGATACCAAACATTCGTGGAGTACATCAACGCTTTAAAATCCATGTCTTCTCTTTACATTTCATATACTCAGACATGACAAGTAACCTGTTTTAACAAACAGAGTCTTATATACATTAAGCTCACTTCCACAAGAAGCATAGAAAAAGCCACGCTCACATGTATATATCCAGTGAGTGGAAAATGTGACGCCACAGGCACGAGGCTGTGTATTACTTTACGCTTACATTCAAGGCAGAGGCCGAGCAGCGTCCTCCAACTCTGTACACACCGGGCTATTGAGGAGATAAGGAGTGTATTGAGCATACAAACAAAGAGgtgtgaatgaaaaaaaaaggccggGCTGTcggaggtggtggtgggaggaTCAGCAGGGTGGAAGTTAAGACTCCTGCAGTGCTTTGCTTTCACAGATGCAGATTGATGGGCGAGAGGGACAAAGAGCTAAAGGTTTGCTAAAGAGGATGATTGTCAAACAAGTTCCTGCCCCAGTCTGAGGGAAATACGCTTGTTTCCAATTCGTCCCAAAGTACAGGGGACGCTGCTCGGCGAAAGACAAATTACGAGGTAATACCGCGGACGATAAGGTCGTCACTTGGTTTACCTGAGGACCAGATAATAATCAAGACAAACCAGCCAGGGGAGCTttcacacacaggtgaggaagaagaatgtggCACCTCGCACCGCAACCTGAACTTGCAGCTGCTGCATATAAATAGGACGCAGCAGCCAGCAGACAGCGAGAGCACAACAGAGAAGTGGCTAACGCCCATGTGCCTGAACGCAGCGCGACACTTTCTGTCAGTCTCTCGCTCTCGCCTGCGTTAAAGGCTGCAGCTGGCCACAGAGCACGCAATGCAAATTCACAGCATTTACATGACGGCTTGTCCTTTTCTCCCTGCGGATGTGAGAAAATATCAAGTCTGCTCGATATGTTTTCCCTCCTTTAAAGTCTCAGTTCACTCAATTCACAGCCCCCCTTTGATGCATTACACATGAAAGCTTTCACAGAAGTTGATTTTACATgtgagacacattttttttttttcttttttataaagtAACACATTTCAATATAAAGCAACAACACTGCTGGCCGAGAATCACCCAGAATCCTCTCTGCTGTCCCCACAGATGTTAGTTCCCAACGCTCACTGTGCTTATATCTGGTTTTTTCCTCGCACCATTTGGCATCCCAGCATAAAGTATGCCACTTAACAGGGAAGGATGCTAAATTGCCACAGGCGGGAGCTGTGACATCAAGCAAAAGTCAATAAATTAAAGAGTCTTGTCCACATTCTGGTGAGTTCAGATGAAGCAGAAGAACTTCTTCCAGCTACACCTGGAGAAAGCTTTGGTGCGCCTGTCCGAAAACCTCCTCTTCTTGCTCTTGCGAGTTTTGTTCTTAATGGCGGCGAAGATGGCCGCGTCGAACGCCTCCTTCAGGTTCTTCTGCGTGAGCGACGAGCACTCGATATAGTCCGCGGCCCTGATCTTCTCCGCCATGCTGCGAGCACGGGAGCTCAGGACGGGCTTGACGTTAGATCTGTCCAGGTTGATGAGGACGTTCACGTCCAGCAAGAGGTCCGACTGGGTCCCGACGAGCACGATGGGCGCGGACGGGTTGTGAGCCCTGATGTCCGACACCCACTTCTTGGTGATGTTGTGGAACGAGTCCGGGTTGACCATGCTGAAGCACAGGAGGAAGACGTCCGTGTGGGCGTAGGACAGAGCTCTGAATTCATCAAACTCCTCCTGAAGGgatcaaaaaaaaagacaggaagcaAAATTTAGTGTCAATCAAAGTGAGTACAGACGTGACAGAGGAGTGAGCAGACAGACTGAGTCACTGATGTGTTGGGAAATGATCATCTATTAACATTCTGGGTGAAACTTTGTTACTGAGTCACATATTGGATGAAGCAAGGTTGTGGCGTTTTGTACTCTCATCCATCATGACACAAACAAAATTACTCATTTGATTTCTCCATTCATAATTTCCTGAGACAGTGAACATTAGTTCAGGGCTGCAACAGTTAATCGATTAGTTATTTGTTCAATTAATCACCAAATATTTGGATAATCGATTAATTAAAGTCAAGATTTCTCAGTTTCATTTTCTTAAAATTgaattatgtagttttggggaaggaattttaaatcagaaagtaaaactactttgtttacatgtggcggaccctgccacctctctagctacaaactgtgttctgggacctaattttcctctgtcaacagcttgtttattcagtttcgGAGaggataaatatttctgagtttgtattattacctcattaaattatgcaaatgtcaaaattctgagtttgaatttcttctccaaaactacattctgctcctttaaatgtgaGTACATCCTGGTTTCTTTACTGCCTAGTGACAGGGAACTGAAAATCTTTGGGTCgtggacagaacgagacatctgaggatgtcatcttgggGCTCGGCAAACAATTTTCACCATTTCGTGACACTTTATAGACGAAACAACCAATTAagtaattgtgaaaataatcagcagtgATTGCTAGTAAATCTTTCttgttcaaaataataataacaagtcTCCGGTCTTACCTGTCCAGCAGTGTCCAGAAGCTGAACTTTGTACGGTGCTCCTTCCACTTGGACCTGACCTGTTAGGGACCAACAACATCTTCGGTCAGTATCAATTAAGTTCACTTTCTAATagatttatttcaaacatgaaaatcaCACCCATGCATGCACAGAACCTACATGTACATCATTTTAAAGCAATCAAATTACTCTAAAATATCCTCAGAACAACTTATTCAGACTTGTGTAACTGCAAACTGAATTGTTTGTTAACTTGTAAGCAGTGACACAGTTCCTCCATGCTGAACCAAAGCAAACACACCAGCCTCCATGCAAATAAATGCCATTTTTACTCTCACTCTTAACTCTACAATAAAATCTCCTGGTGACTGACCTGAGAAGACGTCAAAGCCTGTCTGCTGGTACTCGGCCGGGTATCCGTTGGAGGTGTAGCTCACTATCATGCTCGTCTTCCCGACGGCTCCGTCACCGACCAGCATGCAGCTGATGACCCCGGGCTCCAGCTCGTCCTCCCGGGTCAGCCCGCAAGCGGAAGGCACTCGGGACTCGTGGTAAAAGTAATCCATGTTAGGTGGCATGTCGAGCTTCGCATTAAAGGTCGTGAACGCAGCCTCTCCTCCTGTGTGATCGCACTGAGAGTCGATACTGAGAGAGCCAGCTGAGGGGAGAGTCTGTCACCGCCCGGCTACTCGTACTGCTCTGACTGATGAGCGACATGTGAGGGGAGGGAGGCTTTAAAGGGGGGAGTCGGTGCTCAGACAGGTTGTGATTTGCATGGACACTCCcacccagagaggagagagacagacagaggagaagtGTTTGCAATGCTGAAGGTCTGCTATCCATCCTAAAAAAATTTACTTTCTAAAGTTTTGATttcaacttttatttattttttttttttcagaaaaaaatcagaattgAAAGGCTTATTGCGACGTAGGTTTGCACATCCATGAAACTTTCCCTCAGTACTGCGCgcaacaataaacacaaacatagcCCACAACATCGTGTAGCAAAACTAACAACAGAAAAACTGGAGGAAATGATTTAACAAAAAATGTACGACAGGTTTTTAAAGATGCAACAGCCCTTGTAGGAAGTAGTCTGTCTATTTCAGGGAGTTTCGCCGACCGGGATGGGCTGGGTTAGCATTCGAACAAAGTTATCCATACAACACATTACAGACggcataatgtcaaaactgctatgTTTCTTCACATATTGTTGAtcatttcaattttatgttttcaactaGAAATTTTACATATTGtccctttaaaataaatacGCGTAAGGGAAATCTACAGACATGATAATccaatgtaaatgtgtttttatttattcattttagaGCCTGACTGATACCTGATTTTTGAGGCTGATGCCGATACCGATATCAATAAAAAATCAGCTGATATTCACACATGTGCATTGATCCTTCAAATGTGGTTATGAagcacttgtgacaaagatgaaCAACAGAGGCAGGATATACACTTTaacaatacatacatatactgtctgaaatgacatcagtgcactgaaacagtaaacttacTGGGAATTGAATGATAATTATAAATGttcccaagcatctttttcttcaTTGTAACTTCTAATAAGTTGTATAGTTCTAtgtataagtatatatattgaTACGGTCCCCAGAGatctgtttgaagctggaaaagtggcagggtccgccacatataaacaaagtaaaacagtagaACTATTCTTGttctttcaggtcagtttgtttattcagtttattaattcatgaaggcagagagagtttgtttattttctttgtttatgcatgaaaaaaaaaacgttctggTTTAAATCTCtccccccaaaactacataatgcacctttaataaagTATATAAAAAAGATCAGATCAGAAAAATAATTAGGTAAATCAAAAGCTATGATATGCAAAGCCTCTACAACCATTCACTGCACAAAAACCAACACTGTGGAGGCGCACAGAAGTTTATTTCTCATTATCTTCATGATGATCTACCTGTTGTGAAGTTTGGACGAACTGCGCCACCCAGCGCCGAAGACGAGCACTACATCCAAAGTGATCACATGATTCCTTGTGTCACCTGATTCTCCGGGTCCACCCTGTGTTGTGCAGTCGGAAGCTAAGCTAGCTATTGTGAGAGGATGGATGGTTGAATTTTTAACATATTCCTGCGCGTCCTGCAGATATTCACATCATATTCGACATCTTTAACTCTTCATTTGGACGCATGCGCGGAGAGGAAAGTGCGCTCGCGTGCCATTAACGGGTGGAAGTTgtactagctagctagctagctgcttaGCCATGTCGTCTTAGGACTGTTTATTCGCcagtgtctctctttttttcttttaactggGGAGAAATTAATTTACAGGTGTTGAAATAAGGTGAAATACGACCATGGCGTCGATACTTGACGAGTACGAGGACTCGCAAAACACCAGGCAAAGTGCGCAGCAGCACGGCCGCTTGTCAAGTGCCAACATCGGGCTAACACATTCAGGTAGGTCGCTCTCCTGCCTGGAGCTGCGTCAAGGATGCTACAACCTGATAATAATtaggtttttttaaaagcaatgtTAAAGCACACAGTTAAATGTCGCAGTCATTGTGTTCACTCGCTGATTTCACCGATATTTCTGTGTGCTTCATAGGTTTTGTGAATGTGAGACTTGAGGAAGAGAAGCCGATATTCAACAAGCAGCGGATCGATTTTACACCGCCGGAGAAGATAAACCACCTTTC
It contains:
- the rhov gene encoding rho-related GTP-binding protein RhoV, which translates into the protein MPPNMDYFYHESRVPSACGLTREDELEPGVISCMLVGDGAVGKTSMIVSYTSNGYPAEYQQTGFDVFSGQVQVEGAPYKVQLLDTAGQEEFDEFRALSYAHTDVFLLCFSMVNPDSFHNITKKWVSDIRAHNPSAPIVLVGTQSDLLLDVNVLINLDRSNVKPVLSSRARSMAEKIRAADYIECSSLTQKNLKEAFDAAIFAAIKNKTRKSKKRRFSDRRTKAFSRCSWKKFFCFI